Genomic window (Nitrosophilus kaiyonis):
ATCATCATATCTCCCTTTTAAATAGTTTGATTCTATAACTAATAGATTTATTTCATAAATGGTTTGTAAAAGTTTGTTATTAACTCCAATTAGCTCATTTTTTGTCTGAAAAAGCTCTAAAAGTGAGCTTTTATCAATTTTATAGCTTTGAATATATAGATTTAAAAGCTCTTGAAGCTCATTTTTAGCTTTTTGTAAAATAAAATATCTACTCTTTAACAGATCATATTTTTTTTTCAACTCATCCTTATAGATATTTAACTCTTTTTTCAGATATCTTTTTTTCTCCTCAACCTCTTTAGCTAAAACAAGATTTCTCTTTTTCTCAGCATCTTTTTTAAAAAATGGAAGTTCAAAAGATATTCCGGCTCTAAAGATATCTTGCTCTGGTTCATTTTCATAATTTAAAATAAAATCAACTTTAGTAAAATTTTTTGAATCTACTTTTGCTTTTTGCAAAAAGAGCTCCTTTTTTCTATCTAAATAGTTAAAATAGGAAAAATCAATATTTTCCAATTTAAAATCATCAATTTTGTATAAAAATCTACTCTCATCTACTTTTTTATTAATTGTTGCATATCTATATAGTTTAAAAAGAGCAGTTTGAGCTTTTTTTTGCTGTTTTGCTAAAGAGCTTTGTAATTCAAGTAGCTTTGTTTGAAGCCTTAAAACATCTATTTTTTTACCAAACCCCTTTTCATATTTCATTTTGGCAATATTTAATAGATTTTCATTTATCTCAATCTCTTTTTGGATATTTGAGATAAGATTTTTTTGATATATATACTCTGTATAAAGCGTCTCTAAATCTTTTATAAATTTTGCTTTTTGAACCTTTTTAAAATTTTTTGAAACTAAAATCTTTTTATCTAAACTACTTTTTAATTCATTTTTATAGTCTAT
Coding sequences:
- a CDS encoding TolC family protein, yielding MRTLFLLMICFVFSFAISFDEFKNEAIKNSFELKKSDFQIEKDILQKDIELRGLNPEIEANIAKYEKNSGFETTLKIPFRLIDYKNELKSSLDKKILVSKNFKKVQKAKFIKDLETLYTEYIYQKNLISNIQKEIEINENLLNIAKMKYEKGFGKKIDVLRLQTKLLELQSSLAKQQKKAQTALFKLYRYATINKKVDESRFLYKIDDFKLENIDFSYFNYLDRKKELFLQKAKVDSKNFTKVDFILNYENEPEQDIFRAGISFELPFFKKDAEKKRNLVLAKEVEEKKRYLKKELNIYKDELKKKYDLLKSRYFILQKAKNELQELLNLYIQSYKIDKSSLLELFQTKNELIGVNNKLLQTIYEINLLVIESNYLKGRYDD